From Panicum hallii strain FIL2 chromosome 2, PHallii_v3.1, whole genome shotgun sequence, a single genomic window includes:
- the LOC112880488 gene encoding uncharacterized protein LOC112880488: protein MVGVGVEPPAPPAEAAAGLSPRRLRHRRASAKRSWSSGCGRSPAPPPAAGDGLNGAVGGARVLGGGADEVVADPAAVSPPAQNGSLLRQQGSDAVDEAAVSPVARNGALLRQQGLDNVEAALGPVQNGVPPRQGHNKMGETVAPSPVSPVASNSGIQRTLPESGLEKAGVDEDRGENGETQLLDDAGVPAMEGQEGNRLVKVMAPGVAVPDGCDIVGSGSSAQNGGERCGLLAAEGDVGREEVAGDGDVMEMRNRAGGGESERKENGFAGSRAKRCLTSAVNLPPKKMAVAAICKIPPGCERTAVTTKKSGVLEVSPARAFRPGCGRATLTAIDREVLDVKPISTFPPSYGRSALTSTGSGDEDTNGDALAEIPVSGGFASPTLALDVSNEKMESKKMVDEGNSNAHSRDQVLDDFIGTEQDGNMQRNVDAKSTPMNSSDDKMKGKLSRHEGRQIARVVVDDKMKNKNEGSLHESTLKSPLSDPIDAKTKGKRLESDMMNVALLGGKMQSKTLSTKKEVVCSNVNIKQNKSARKLNKFGKHVATNEIEESGDMNLIPDQLIVALMAPDRCPWIRGRKSIASASKSLATRNKLKGKDAIPRKLLTGKVASRESINDETMEDNDDPNLEDDRNLEDDDSNLKDDDNSKALVACGEKQEICVMVPPSVPSGSHHRQLGDHDVDARSKVRKLLQLFQAAYRKLTQLIEQGNRDLGRADLEAIKALKKDLIYNKPGPIVGNIPGVEVGDEFHFRVELSMVGLHRPYQGGIDTTKVNGVPIAISIVASGGYPDELSSSDELIYTGSGGKAGGNKQGDDQKLERGNLALKNCIDTKTLVRVIHGFKGQSRSEVSPSKGKQTSTFIYDGLYQVVECWQEGLKGERVFKYKLQRIAGQPELALHAVKATRKSKVREGLCLPDISEGSERIPICVINTIDDMRPAPFKYINKVIYPTWYEKEPPKGCDCTNGCSDSITCACAMKNGGEILFNSNGAIVEASPLIYECGPSCRCPPTCHNRVSQHGVKIPLEIFKTGKTGWGVRSLCSISSGSFICEYAGELLEDKEAEKRQNDEYLFDIGSNYHDEELWEGLKSVVGVQSSTSSSKTMEGFTIDAAECGNVGRFINHSCSPNLYAQNVLWDHDDMRMPHVMLFAVENIPPLQELTYHYNYTVGQVLDENGKEKVKHCYCGASDCCGRLY, encoded by the exons ATGGTGGGGGTCGGCGTggagccgccggcgccgcccgcggaggccgcggcgggtCTGTCGCCGCGCAGGTTGAGGCATAGGAGGGCCTCCGCCAAGCGGTCCTGGTCGTCCGGGTGCGGCCGttcccccgcgcccccgcccgcggcAGGCGATGGTTTGAATGGCGCGGTTGGCGGCGCCCGCGTCCTCGGCGGCGGAGCGGACGAGGTGGTcgccgaccccgccgccgtTTCGCCTCCGGCTCAAAACGGCTCCCTACTTCGGCAGCAGGGCTCGGATGCGGTGGACGAGGCGGCCGTTTCACCTGTGGCGCGGAACGGCGCTCTTCTTCGGCAGCAGGGTCTGGATAATGTGGAGGCGGCGCTCGGCCCCGTGCAAAACGGCGTACCTCCTCGGCAGGGCCATAATAAGATGGGTGAGACGGTTGCTCCTTCACCTGTTTCGCCTGTTGCGTCCAACAGCGGCATCCAGCGTACCCTGCCTGAATCGGGCCTGGAGAAGGCAGGGGTGGATGAAGACAGGGGTGAGAATGGAGAGACACAGTTGCTGGATGATGCAGGCGTGCCGGCAATGGAAGGTCAGGAGGGGAACAGGTTGGTCAAGGTGATGGCACCAGGGGTGGCGGTACCGGATGGTTGCGACATTGTTGGTTCTGGTAGTTCTGCGCAGAACGGTGGTGAGAGGTGTGGTTTGTTGGCGGCAGAGGGAGATGTGGGGAGGGAGGAGGTTGCTGGTGATGGGGATGTCATGGAGATGAGAAACAGAGCAGGTGGTGGTGAGTCAGAGAGGAAGGAAAATGGATTTGCAGGTAGCAGAGCGAAGAGATGCTTGACGTCTGCTGTGAATCTGCCGCCTAAGAAGATGGCAGTCGCAGCCATATGCAAAATTCCACCTGGCTGTGAGAGGACTGCTGTGACAACAAAAAAAAGTGGAGTTTTGGAGGTCTCACCTGCACGCGCATTTCGTCCTGGCTGTGGGAGGGCCACTCTTACCGCCATAGACAGAGAAGTTTTGGATGTCAAACCCATAAGCACATTTCCTCCTAGCTATGGGAGGTCTGCTCTTACTTCCACAGGCAGTGGAGATGAGGATACCAATGGTGATGCCTTGGCGGAAATTCCAGTTTCAGGAGGGTTTGCTTCTCCGACATTAGCACTAGATGtctctaatgagaaaatggaAAGCAAGAAAATGGTGGACGAAGGAAATAGCAATGCTCACAGTAGGGACCAAGTTCTAGATGATTTTATAGGCACTGAACAAGATGGCAACATGCAGAGAAATGTTGATGCAAAATCTACACCGATGAATAGTTCCGATGACAAGATGAAGGGGAAACTGTCACGACATGAAGGGAGGCAGATAGCACGAGTAGTGGTGGATGATAAGATGAAAAATAAAAATGAAGGAAGCTTGCATGAAAGTACTCTTAAGTCACCTTTGAGCGATCCCATTGATGCAAAGACAAAAGGAAAGAGGTTGGAGAGTGACATGATGAATGTGGCGTTGCTTGGTGGGAAGATGCAGAGTAAGACTTTGAGCACTAAGAAGGAAGTGGTGTGCTCAAATGTGAACATAAAGCAAAATAAATCTGCTCGTAAGCTGAACAAGTTTGGAAAACATGTTGCAACCAATGAAATCGAAGAAAGTGGTGATATGAACCTTATCCCTGACCAACTAATTGTAGCATTGATGGCTCCTGACAGATGCCCTTGGATACGAGGAAGAAAATCTATTGCTAGTGCTTCCAAGTCGCTTGCTACTAGGAACAAGCTTAAAGGAAAGGATGCTATTCCAAGAAAATTACTTACAGGAAAAGTGGCCTCCCGTGAATCGATCAACGATGAGACAATGGAGGACAATGACGACCCTAACTTGGAAGATGACCGTAACTTGGAAGATGACGACTCTAACTTGAAAGATGACGACAACTCCAAGGCGCTAGTTGCATGTGGAGAAAAGCAAGAAATATGTGTCATGGTTCCTCCGTCTGTTCCTTCCGGGTCACACCACAGGCAACTTGGGGACCATGATGTAGATGCTCGAAGCAAAGTTAGAAAGTTGCTCCAATTGTTCCAGGCAGCATACCGAAAGCTTACACAACTCATCGAACAGGGTAATCGTGATCTCGGAAGGGCTGACCTTGAAGCAATTAAGGCTTTAAAGAAAGACCTTATCTATAACAAGCCTGGGCCCATTGTTGGCAATATTCCCGGTGTTGAAGTTGGAGATGAATTTCACTTTAGAGTTGAGTTGTCAATGGTTGGTCTCCATCGCCCATATCAAGGAGGTATTGACACTACGAAGGTGAATGGTGTTCCTATTGCTATAAGTATTGTTGCATCTGGAGGCTATCCTGATGAATTGTCAAGCTCGGATGAACTAATATACACTGGCTCCGGAGGTAAGGCTGGCGGCAATAAACAAGGAGACGATCAAAAGCTTGAGAGGGGTAATCTCGCCCTGAAAAATTGCATAGATACCAAGACCCTGGTTAGAGTGATTCATGGGTTCAAAGGTCAAAGTAGAAGTGAAGTAAGTCCTTCTAAAGGCAAGCAAACTTCGACATTTATTTATGATGGGTTGTATCAGGTGGTAGAATGCTGGCAAGAAGGCCTGAAAGGCGAGAGGGTCTTCAAGTACAAGTTACAGAGGATTGCAGGGCAACCAGAATTAGCCCTACACGCAGTCAAGGCGACAAGGAAGTCCAAAGTTCGTGAAGGTCTTTGTTTGCCTGATATATCTGAAGGAAGCGAGAGAATACCCATATGTGTCATCAACACAATTGATGACATGAGGCCAGCACCATTTAAATACATCAACAAAGTCATATATCCAACTTGGTATGAGAAAGAACCTCCAAAGGGTTGTGACTGCACAAACGGCTGCTCGGACTCTATTACATGTGCTTGTGCAATGAAGAATGGAGGGGAAATCCTGTTCAATTCCAATGGTGCGATCGTCGAGGCCAGCCCTCTCATATATGAGTGTGGTCCGTCATGCAG GTGTCCGCCAACATGCCACAATAGGGTGAGTCAGCATGGTGTCAAAATTCCACTAGAAATATTCAAGACAGGTAAGACAGGTTGGGGTGTAAGATCCCTCTGTTCGATATCTTCAGGCAGTTTCATATGCGAGTATGCCGGCGAGCTCCTGGAAGATAAAGAAGCTGAAAAGAGACAGAATGATGAGTATCTATTTGATATTGGTAGTAACTACCATGATGAAGAACTTTGGGAGGGGCTAAAGTCGGTCGTTGGTGTACAATCTTCTACCTCGTCCTCCAAGACAATGGAGGGCTTTACAATAGATGCAGCTGAGTGCGGCAATGTCGGACGATTCATCAACCATAGTTGTTCACCGAACCTCTATGCCCAAAATGTTCTCTGGGACCATGATGACATGAGGATGCCGCATGTCATGCTTTTTGCTGTTGAGAATATCCCACCACTACAAGAGCTGACCTACCATTATAATTATACAGTAGGTCAGGTCCTTGACGAGAATGGCAAGGAGAAGGTTAAACATTGCTATTGTGGCGCTTCTGATTGCTGTGGCAGGCTCTACTGA
- the LOC112880654 gene encoding CRM-domain containing factor CFM3, chloroplastic/mitochondrial-like: protein MALLLPPPALSPKPPFPSAPRSARLPRVRCTRITTDTASLSSPPPASASSPSTSSPAASDVAVGGKGKKKRRPLKPSFEDQALRRWSARAPSKRVSVPWEQQSPPPPPPHQADRERGSSATLRSIVDYFAGGSSGDDSEREEKGAGDTAAVRAEAAQDQDDGPHFRPSYLLGNKPVSAPWMHGEESTNEQWVSGSVAEGEEGVDMDDISDDELGLAEGDDEELDRGDELLNESSEEEWYEDYVVPTANSSYGRDLVVDRGYNVGGSDTSMRRGSVNSIVKTLRSSMEESSPNVTIEQSNAEDFVQKLGPVLLPWEREEEDDEVFGGGKVGRHSNTELADRTIPEHELRRLRDAALRMKERIKVGPGGVTQDIVENIHRKWKVDEVVKMRFEGPPSLNMKRAHDLLEDRTGGIVIWRSGRSVVLYRGMNYNLQCVQSYAKFTEIDSDKEVADANSAVPIHGGHNSHKSRADGVKRSTSSGNFSQELEDTQAFDIDAFLDQLGPRFKDWSGRSPIPVDADLLPGVVPGYKPPFRILPYKIKSTLRDKEMTALRRLARQTAPHFALGRNREHQGLAAAMVKLWEKSAIAKIAIKRGVPNTCNDRMAEEIKKLTGGVLLSRNKEYIIFYRGNDFITPKVRQVLVEKQEQSITQQDDEELARLKASASITTIPNELKGPLVAGTLAETTEAKSRWGDSLNDKQREEEMKRLALMKHTSLLNNLKRKLILAKTKVAKAERALAKVQEFLSPAELPTDLETVTDEERFLFRRIGLKMRAFLMLGRREVFDGTVQNMHLHWKHRELVKIIVRGKSFAQVKHIAISLEAESEGVLISVDKTTKGYAIIFYRGKNYRRPEIMKPRNLLTRRQALARSIELQRREALKHHISSLQNKIWKLNTQLVQMKAAKEKEDSKLLQTVEDDLSSDDVDVEDEGEEAYLQTYSSDEEEDADGDSNEYL from the exons ATGGCGCTGCTGTTGCCACCTCCCGCCCTCTCACCCAAGCCCCCCTTCCCCTCCGCTCCCCGATCAGCTAGGCTGCCCCGCGTAAGATGCACCAGGATCACCACCGACACCGCAAGCTTATCCTCCCCTCCTCCGGCTTCGGCGTCTTCTCCCTCGacctcctcgccggcggcgtcgGACGTCGCTGTTGGAGGGAAGGGTAAGAAGAAGAGGAGACCACTCAAGCCGAGCTTTGAGGATCAGGCCCTCCGACGCTGGTCCGCCAGGGCGCCCTCCAAGCGTGTCTCCGTGCCCTGGGAGCAgcagtcgccgccgccgccgccgccgcaccaggCTGACCGGGAAAGAGGCTCAAGCGCTACGTTGCGGTCCATCGTGGACTACTTCGCTGGCGGATCCTCCGGCGATGACAGCGAGCGAGAAGAGAAAGGGGCGGGCGACACCGCAGCGGTCCGGGCTGAAGCGGCGCAGGACCAGGACGATGGGCCACATTTCCGGCCGAGCTATCTGCTTGGGAACAAGCCAGTCTCTGCGCCGTGGATGCACGGTGAAGAATCAACCAATGAGCAGTGGGTTTCCGGTTCGGTGGCTGAAGGGGAGGAAGGGGTGGACATGGATGACATTTCTGATGATGAACTGGGCTTGGCAGAAGGAGATGATGAGGAACTGGACCGTGGTGATGAGCTCCTTAATGAGAGTTCAGAAGAGGAATGGTATGAGGATTATGTCGTACCGACTGCGAATTCTTCCTATGGGAGGGATTTGGTAGTGGACAGAGGTTATAATGTCGGTGGGTCTGATACGAGTATGAGGCGGGGCAGTGTAAACAGCATTGTTAAAACCTTGAGGAGTTCAATGGAGGAAAGTAGTCCAAATGTCACAATTGAACAGTCTAATGCGGAAGATTTCGTCCAGAAGCTGGGTCCTGTGCTCCTACCATGGGaaagggaggaggaagatgatgaggtGTTCGGTGGTGGCAAGGTGGGGAGGCACAGCAATACTGAGCTGGCGGATAGGACTATCCCAGAGCATGAGCTGCGGAGGCTCAGGGATGCGGCATTAAGGATGAAGGAGAGGATAAAGGTTGGACCAGGAGGGGTTACTCAGGACATTGTGGAGAACATCCACAGGAAATGGAAAGTGGATGAGGTTGTCAAGATGAGGTTTGAAGGCCCTCCGAGCCTGAACATGAAGAGAGCTCATGATTTACTAGAG GATAGGACTGGAGGAATTGTTATATGGAGGTCAGGGAGATCAGTTGTGTTGTATAGGGGAATGAACTACAACCTTCAATGTGTGCAGTCATATGCGAAATTTACAGAAATTGATTCTGATAAGGAAGTTGCTGATGCTAATAGTGCTGTACCGATCCATGGAGGTCACAACTCGCATAAGTCAAGGGCAGATGGTGTGAAGCGCTCAACATCTAGTGGCAATTTCTCTCAAGAACTAGAAGACACACAAGCATTTGATATTGATGCCTTCTTGGATCAGTTGGGACCACGGTTCAAGGATTGGTCTGGTCGCAGCCCTATCCCTGTTGATGCTGACTTGCTTCCTGGTGTAGTACCTGGCTACAAACCACCATTTAGAATACTTCCCTACAAGATTAAGAGCACTCTAAGAGATAAGGAAATGACAGCTCTACGTAGGCTTGCAAGGCAAACTGCTCCTCATTTCGCTCTAG GGAGAAACAGAGAGCACCAAGGCTTAGCTGCTGCTATGGTTAAATTATGGGAGAAAAGTGCTATTGCAAAGATTGCCATCAAGAGAGGGGTCCCAAACACATGCAATGACAGAATGGCAGAAGAAATCAAG AAATTGACAGGAGGAGTGCTCTTGTCAAGGAATAAGGAATACATTATCTTCTACAGGGGCAATGATTTCATAACACCTAAAGTAAGGCAGGTCTTGGTGGAGAAGCAAGAACAATCCATTACTCAACAGGACGACGAAGAACTGGCTCGTCTTAAAGCATCAGCCTCAATTACAACCATCCCCAATGAATTGAAGGGCCCTCTAGTTGCTGGCACTCTTGCAGAAACCACAGAAGCAAAATCTCGATGGGGAGACTCACTTAATGACAAGCAGAGGGAAGAGGAGATGAAGCGTTTGGCTTTGATGAAGCACACTTCTCTTTTGAATAACTTGAAGAGAAAACTGATTTTA GCAAAAACAAAAGTTGCAAAAGCAGAGAGGGCTTTAGCGAAAGTTCAGGAATTTCTCTCTCCGGCAGAGCTTCCAACTGATTTGGAAACAGTTACAGATGAGGAGCGTTTCCTATTTCGCAGAATTGGCCTCAAAATGAGGGCCTTTTTGATGCTTG GCAGACGAGAAGTTTTTGATGGAACTGTGCAAAACATGCACTTGCATTGGAAGCATCGAGAATTGGTTAAAATTATTGTCAGGGGAAAGAGCTTTGCACAAGTGAAGCATATTGCAATCTCTCTAGAAGCTGAGAGTGAAGGTGTTCTCATTTCAGTTGACAAGACAACTAAAGGATATGCAATCATTTTCTACCGGGGTAAAAACTACAGGCGACCCGAAATCATGAAGCCTAGGAATCTATTAACAAGGAGACAAGCATTGGCGCGTTCTATAGAGCTCCAAAGGCGGGAG GCGTTAAAGCATCATATCTCAAGTCTGCAAAACAAGATCTGGAAGTTGAATACGCAACTT GTACAGATGAAGGCGGCCAAGGAAAAAGAGGATTCGAAGCTACTTCAAACAGTTGAGGATGACCTTTCATCGGACGATGTTGATGTAGAG GATGAAGGGGAGGAGGCCTATTTACAAACTTACAGCAGCGACGAAGAAGAGGATGCTGACGGTGATTCCAATGAATATCTTTGA